Genomic window (Tribolium castaneum strain GA2 chromosome 2, icTriCast1.1, whole genome shotgun sequence):
ttgttccattgaattcagcggctcattttctgtattaaaccaactattacaagatctaaactttaaaagttttttgctaaaaaaataagataggcaatatctataatagaaaattttattcaacaaaataagtcataactcaaaaactaaaagtcgtagagcaatgcggttaaCTTTAGTTaacattaacttttttatattttttattaaattatttttggtaagtttagtgttttattataCCTAAACCTTTTTGCTTTCAGAAAGCTCTTTGAAACACTTttcattatcaaaaaaaaattgttaaattaacaATGAATATAAGTTTGCTTTGTGCGCATGAACAAAAAACCAGAGtagataagcaaaaaacatatgttttataaaaatattgttcgaGTTGCAGTTTGTAaagtaatttcttttttatcagttttccTTCATTCCGACTACAATGCAaactaaaataacaataatacaaCTTTACAATTCGCTGAAACCCCAATacccctttcaaatttggacaATCCTAAGTGGTATGTGCAAAACTTCAATTGAACTGTAATTAAGTTATATATTTAGCCTCGCTTCTTGTGATCTCAGATGGAATGCAATTCGGTTGGTCATCTCCTGTGATTCCCATTTTAGAATCAAAAGCTTCTCCTATTAAAATCACCTCAGACGACGCTGCTTGGTTGCAAACGATATTCCTATTAGCAGGACCTCTGATATTATTTGTAACACCGATTTCAGTTGACAAAATCGGCCGCCACAAAACCATTTTAATAGTCGCCTGCATTTCTATACTCGGATGGATTCTCATCGGAGTTGCGACTCGTATAGAAATTCTGTACTGTGCAAGATTTCTGTTCGGGATGAcaacaaatataatttttacgaCAGTGCCAATGTACACATCAGAAATCGCCGCCAAAGAAATTCGCGGTTTACTAAACGGAATCGTTTACGTTTTCTTTTACCTTGGATTCATCTTGATCGACTCCATAGCTCCATCAAGCCCATTCTACGTACCTTCAATAGTGGCTGCAggaattttacttttacatATACTCACATTTATCACCATGCCTGAGTCCCCATATTTTTTGGTAAGAAAACGACGTTACGAATGTGCAATGAAATGTTTGCAGAGATTGCGATCGAAAAACTGTGATACTGAACTTGAAGAAATCAGAAAATGCATGGCAGCTGCGCACCGCAAAAGTAGCATACGAGaatacatttcaaaaaaaagtactCTCAAAGCATTTCTTTGTACAACCTTACTGTTTGTGGAGCAGCAAACTTGCGGTCTAGCTGTTATTTTAATGAACTTGTACACAATTCTTGAAAAAGCTGGTTCGATATATCTTGATTCAAACACGACGCAAATATTATTTGCCTTCTTAATGTTGGTTTCAATGTTTGTTGCGTGCCTCATGATTGATAAATTTGGACGAAAAAATCTGCTAGTTGTCTCGGGGGTCTTAACAGGAGCAAATTTAATTGGGTTGGCCGTTTATTTTCACCTGAAGAGTTTAGAATTCAGGGTTGATTGTCTAAGTTGGTTGCCTTTAATGTTTGTTATGTTTTATGCCGTTACGTTTAATATTGGGTTCGGATTAGTACCCAAAATTTTAGTCTCTGAACTATTTTCCATTAGAGTTAAAGCAGTCGGAATGTCTATTGGTGCCGGCACATCCGAACTTGCGGCATCTCTTtccattatattttataaatatgtcacccaattttatgaaatgcacttcgttttttacttttttggagCAAGTGCTTTTGTAACTGTTTTACTTACAATCTTCGTAATTCCGGAGACAAAAGGCAAATCTTTGGAAGAAATACAAGGAATGCTCGAAGGAGCAAACGAACATGCTTAAAAGAATcaaactgttttatttatattacatgtattaaaaattgtattacattatttttggtactttttgttttattataaatctGTTACACCATACTCGAAAAAgagatttaaataaacaaatcgaGAGACATGCAAAGATCGCATTTTGTCGTAAAATGCTTTAATTTAACACATAATAGACATATGACCGATTGTTGGGCGAGCAAATTCAAATGTCATTGTTTGATATGATTTGATATGATATGAAACTTTAGTTTGCATACATAATGCAATTTCatcattttataattttaacagTTCCACCGCAGTAAATAAacctgtataaataaaaaaatgaatttgtatatttacataaaataaaatattgttccCACAGAGTGCAGCTCATGATTGTATATTGAGCAAATGTAAAATTCCAAACAATCCATTATACTAATCAATATTTCTGAACCTCCTAATTCACATTGTAATTGTAATGCAAAAGAACAAGAAGACATGAATTGCCAGCAACAAAttctatttacaaaaataaaaaaaaattatgtgtcTAAATTATTACTCGTTTGGAAAACCCCTACTAATAACTTAGATAAAGAAcaattacaaataataataataaatgaaaacgCTCTGTGCATACGAAAGCAATTTAACGCAAATGTTTCCATTTCTATTAAAAAGGGATTTCCCAGAAtctatttttaacaaactttttgTCACATTTAACTTGTTTCAATCAAGAGCAAGTAGCCAAAAGGCGTAAAGGACCGGAAGAAGTGTCACTCCATTGAAGGAAATTGGTTTTTTGTCGTATTTAGTCCCTGATAAGAGAAAAGTGTTTCTCTCGgaacgaattttaaaatcaGTGTCCAGACTAATAATGGCtccaaaataacaaaacagcGACGTAAAAACCAAATGAAAACGTCTGTAAACAACAAAGCACAAACAAGTTAAAATTTGGGGTTTACTGCCGAGCATAATGAGCACtttcttaaataattaagtatGATAATTGCGACAAGTGCCATAATTAGAGCTTATGTGTATACATTTCTTCTCTCCATATTCCTGTTAATTACTGGGAGAAGCAATTACTTCGCTATTAAATTAAGACAGAGAATTAAATGTCTTTGAATATCCTCAATTTGGTTTTGAATTATCGCAGCAATCTACGTTCTAATTAGCACATGGCAAATCCAcataaacaacaaatttttcatcCTAGTGCTCCAGCGTCGTTCAATTCCATTAGACAAAGCAGAGGGAGAATACGCTCTACATGCTTTCAATCAGCTGCTTAAAAGTTTCCAGCCGCCCATCGACGCACTTTCAATCCACCAATTTACCCAACTACTCGTATTTAACTGATGAAAGGGCAGACATCCCAagtttgaaacaattttttgacgcATCAGTGGATTAAATGCACCAGTAAAATACATCGAGACCGCTCGCTGCGAGTGGATTAGGTAATGTAATCGCGATTGTATCGCATGCAGACTGCACGTAAATTCGAGAGAAAATTCGAAAGCTCGTTATGTGGGGACACGCCGTGATTTTATCGTCCCTAAACGGAGCAATAATTTACTCAAATGTTGCAAAAAGTAATTTCGGAATTGTTTGCTCCGCCAGATGCAAACGGAGAAATATTTATGGGGAAAATACGCACTGAAAGGCTACAAAAGATCAAAAAACTCGAGAAGGAACGAGAAGTTATCTTGTCCGACAACTTGAAAACTACTTGCGTTTTGTAAGTATAGAAAAATCAATGTTACGGTCATAGCTTCCGACGTGTAGTTATCTGCACCACAAGAATCCAATAAAAGTAGTGAAGTAGTGCAAACTTCCACATACAAGTGACAACTGATGCCCTTCTCAGCCCCAGAAGGTCGCATCGGTCGCTGCTCCACCTTTACAACTCCAAAGAGAAAATCTTTGAAATGAGAAACTAAATAATGTACCCTCAAAGTGTGCACCACagacgaattattattattacactaACGTTCCAAATGAGCTGTCGCAATTGTTGGCAATTATTTACAAAGTCGGTCTGAACTGAATTTACATGAAGGAGAAATACCAGCAAGCACACAATTGTTTCATTTACAACCGCCTAAACACGggcttttttctattttcagtttttaattaagattGTCGAATAGGAAGAGGAAGGAATTTGCATCCTATTATTTCTTGTATAATGAGTTTCTTCGGCCGAGTAACTCattagtttttcagttttaacttTCCTGGCTTAAGTggaaaaagtgataaattgGAGACACTCACAGAATATAGTTTTATTGCTCGGAAGACCGAACCATATCTAACGATTCGGAAAAAGTTGTAAGGTCTTAACGAAGTCCTTTGAGTATATAGAAACTTTTAGTCTTCGATTAGGCGCTTGATACTGTTGAGGGAGTTTTATACTTTACTTCTGGCACACCTGATGCCACTTAAGTCCTATTGATCGCGTTTTCTGTTCCCAGATTTGACACTACTGCATTAGTAGCAAAAATACGCAACAATTACAAATTGTGCTAAAATATGAACTAAGTTTGGAAGTGGGAAACGCCACACAGCGACATTTACAAATGAAATTCCACGAGACAATTTTGTCGGAATTATGAGAaaccaacaaataaaaaaaactttactaTTTTTGCCAACCGGAAACGTTCCATCTTGGTATAAATTGCCGGTCGTAATTTTTTATCCTTGAGCTATATACCACATCTAATTTAGTGctctatcaaaaaaatattactaaagctaaatatttatttagaaacTGGCGTTACGATTTCTTTTATAGCTTTGAAAAAGTGATTGAAACTGTACCTCAAAGTgaatatttattcaaaattttggtttcaTCTCGAGTGACACATGTAAAATGGCCGCAATCTAACTGAAACAAGTTTGAAAAGAATGCAATCTCAACAACAGCagctataaataaaaacacagtttcatacaaaaataatagcagCAATTAcgtttccatttaaaaatattcatttaggtcggatttttcatttttcaaattaaaaacttccACTTAGAGGCAGTTATAGAGCCGCgattaattattcaaaaacgcTGAAAATGCGTGCATATTtaattgttgttatttttgaatGGATATGCCGCAAGtttcaattttgaataaaatattccaGCAGTCGTGTTTTATCCCACATGTGAAAAATTTTCCAAGGAGATAAAGTTCAAACGCCcctaaaaatcaatttatttactcGCATCTGAAAAAAGACGCAAATTTCATATCTATCATTGCAGCAAATGCCGACCATATTTTTCCGTGATAAATGTACAGGAGGATTTATGCACCGAAACTGTCCACGTTGCCTAAACCATGAAAAACTCCTAGTCCGAATCGATATGTTTgcttttaattacaaaaatgttaattttttcggaGAAATCTCCCGTAATCCCCAGGAGTGCGGACCACGAGGAAATTTTCTCCGAGCCGGTTTTTATTCACGGCTGAGTTATTTGATTTGATTCTTTTATTCCGCAGGCCCATTAATTTCATGATCGATGAATCTGCGAAATTAAATGCGCCATTATAAACATAAGATtgcgttattaattattttgttggcaTCACGCAATAATTTTGTGAACACGTACCCTTCCTTAATAATGCTTTTGTTCGAGTGTCTGGTTTGACGTCGGAATAGAGCACGCTATTGTGTTcaaatttaactaaaacacAGTTTAGTGCCTTTCATTAATAAGAGGAAAGCTTTACCATTTGCGCTGTTACTCGGAActaattgcaaaattatttccaacaaCACGAAAAAATTTCAGGCTCGATATCGAGAAACAACCATTCAGCAAAGCCCGGGAAACTCCCTGTCAGCAAATGCGACACGATTGTAATTCGTCTATTTTTCACCTTAAAAGCTGTCGTTTATTTTCGATAGAATGAAACGGGgggaaattttgtaaatgatAGCTCGGCCCTAATTAATGTCTCAATTAATGTCTAGCACAAATAAAGAACTGACTAGAATTCAAATTGTTactaatttgttttgttgtgcGATAATTGCCAGGACTCTTAATTACACACACTTCGTTTCATGTGCTGGAAAATTCATGAAACGGCCACTTAAGTTGTAtcaatttgcaattttaatcAGTGGTACAGTAATAAAATTACACATTTGCTGTTTGCATTTTGTCACTTTGTTCTTCGCGGAAATTCTGATAATGTGTTAATGCCCTCTGTGAGCTCTAATTGGATCAACATAGTTAGTCACTAAGCTGGCTTAGCACCTCTTTGACATCAAAAGAAGTGGTCCGATTGGACGGCTGGatcaaaacactttttttcgcAGATCATTTACACAAAATGTGAATATTTCGGTAATTTAAGAAACAATTGGATACTTTGTCAGGAGTCTTGTATTTAAttgaacaattaattttagGTACCTGCATACAAATTGAAGTAAACCAGAAATTAAGCCATCGCAAATTGCTTCAGAAACTTCAAGCTTAATGGCACGAGTTAACAGACGTACTCGAAAGGCCAATTTTTACTGCAAATGTAAATGTCAAAATTACTAGCACTATAAATTACTCCAACTACTGCAAGGAAACTCTCTTTGAATAATAGTCGCACGGCCATATCCATCATCGCTCACTGCTCAAGCTGCCAGGAAATTAATAAGCAAAGCAACACCTAATGGCCAAACCCTGTATTTAGAACACTGAAGACACTAATTGTGCGTAACGAAGCCCCAATCGATCAGCTGGTTTACACAGAAAGAAGAAATAAATTCTATTTTCGCTTGTTATTTTCCGGCTATTTACGTTAGCTGAAGTAAACATAATAAACATGcaagatataaaaataaaatttaatattgtcTCACACGTGTGTGGCACCGAATTTGGCccatttaggcaaaaaatcgGATTATTACTCGGCTAGAACGATATTAAACGGCGGAATTTTCTGCATTGCAAACTTTCCAAATTGCTTTGATTCGGGCAAAAACATTTCTGTttgcgaaaataaaaacaagtttatttttttaatcattttattttcgcaTACAGGTATACAAGTCAACTGGGAAAATTCCTTACGGGATCGACACTCTCTGCGCAAATAAGTGCAAATGTACGGttagttttctatttttccagAATAGGTTCGATTCTAAACAATAtacatctttaattttttttaattctcagTGGTTTACTTCGCTTTATAGAGTCAGATTTTTAGTGGAGAATGCACAGTGATTTTCGCACCCTCTGGCCAGtatgaaaattttgttgtggTTAATTCAGATCCCTTGTGGCAATTTCCCCGAATTCGCTTTGCCAACACCTGACCCCTGCCAAAATCAATTAGCTAATGACAACAATAAATTACCCCATCAATACTGCAAATACTTTTCCACGTGGTGTGTCCAACTGTGCCGCCCCGGAAACAATTAGACTCTATTTTTTCCAGCcttgttatttgtttactttCTCAGCGTTACCCACCCGCAAATCCCCAATTACCCGATTGTCCTGCGCTCATCCTTTTTCCGCCAAAACAGCTCCGGAATGCCGGACAAAGCAATGCATTAAGCACTCGTTTTAAATTTGCTTGCGTTGATAGTAATAGTAGAGAAATAGCGAATAATAGGATTAGTTTTGATTGGATTGTCCATACAGCATCCATCAATAAACTGCGCGCTCTGGCTCTAGCTCTGGCCTAATCCATACACGATGTTGCACTAAGAGTACGTCATAGCCGGCACGCCGTTGGAAAAAGACAGAGGGATACGTTTGCGTATGCGTCGGGACGTACACAAGAGAAGCGTCGGTTTTGTTAAACTTGTAGATTCTCACCGGGCGTCCAGCAAGCGAGAGGTGTTAGCAAAACAAACTTTCGGCGACCCGCGAAAACGTTCGAACCATTTTCGATTTTCGGGATTTTTTAAGAGAGGATTGTGtgcttttttatttggaaaaaataaaccgGAACGAGTGAAATGCTAAGGCAagtagaagaaaataaaattatcccTTTTACCCTCGACACACATTCCTGCCGGATAAAGGATTCCAACATGTGTACATATGGCGGAAGCGCTTCCTTTTTAGTCCAAATTTTTTCGCTCGGGCTAAACAAACTTTGCATTTATTTTCAGACGCATTGTGATCCTTAAATTTATTCTTAGTCTCGCAGAATTCTGGAGTCATTAGCACTTGAGACGCGTGTATATTTTCAATCTCTTAAGAAGAAATCAAATATTTATGCCGCCAGGAATgctacaaaaaacaaacaaaaattaaggaTCACTTCCTGGGCCATAAATGTCACACGTTTGTATTCACAAAATGTGAAAGTTCAcaattgtaaataataaataaacttcgCATTTGGgtctaatttttgtttaattagcGAAACAAAAGCATATTACAGAactctaattaatttatttcaaaatagcCACTTGAAATATAATTTCCAGTTTCTCTTCACAATTTAATTTGTTCAAGTTCAGACTTCACAGAGTTGAactgattaaaatttattcttgCTGTTACTAACACGCGatttcatttcaaataaaaattttatcaccgaAACCGCTGATGGATAATTATTACTTACAATTGATTTTCACAATACAATATTTTCAACCCTCCAAACATTTTATCTCCCTACCAAAACctgaaataaatttgattatttggGCGATTAAACGAATCAACAAACACCATATTTTCCAAGcccaatgaaaataaattactaattCCTCAACACACTGCAACAATGTGTCTTCTTATTCTAAACATGTGAATCTAATTGCTAGCAtacagtttaattaaatttaaattaaattcgcgAATTAGTTTAAGACGTCTTACAATTGATTTTCACAATGCAATATTTTCAAccttcaaaatattttatttcccTACCAAAACCccaaataaatttgattatttggGCGATTAAACGAATCAACAAACACCATATTTTCCAAGCCCAATGAAAATAAACTACTAATTCCTCAACACACTGCAACAATGTCTTATTATTCTAAACATGTGCATCTAATTGCTAGCAcacagtttaattaaatttaaattaaagttgCGAATTAGTTTAAGACGTTAATTATTGAAATCTTACGAATCCAGCTGGCTGTTTgtatttttgggaaaacaaaTTTGACATCAAAAGTTATTAAATACGAGTTGAGCTTCTTAttcaaacatattttttctgcaatgtttatttttattttcgtgtTTGCTTCAACTCCATAAATGCGGAAATCTTTAAACGTACAAATCTGATATTTCAACTAAAACACTTTGATCCTATAGCGTTCTGTAATGAATCAAACATTTCTAGTTGAGTGTAGTAAAAGGAATCGACTTCCTAGATTTATTA
Coding sequences:
- the LOC103314165 gene encoding facilitated trehalose transporter Tret1 — encoded protein: MQTKITIIQLYNSLKPQYPFQIWTILSASLLVISDGMQFGWSSPVIPILESKASPIKITSDDAAWLQTIFLLAGPLILFVTPISVDKIGRHKTILIVACISILGWILIGVATRIEILYCARFLFGMTTNIIFTTVPMYTSEIAAKEIRGLLNGIVYVFFYLGFILIDSIAPSSPFYVPSIVAAGILLLHILTFITMPESPYFLVRKRRYECAMKCLQRLRSKNCDTELEEIRKCMAAAHRKSSIREYISKKSTLKAFLCTTLLFVEQQTCGLAVILMNLYTILEKAGSIYLDSNTTQILFAFLMLVSMFVACLMIDKFGRKNLLVVSGVLTGANLIGLAVYFHLKSLEFRVDCLSWLPLMFVMFYAVTFNIGFGLVPKILVSELFSIRVKAVGMSIGAGTSELAASLSIIFYKYVTQFYEMHFVFYFFGASAFVTVLLTIFVIPETKGKSLEEIQGMLEGANEHA